The DNA sequence gtgtatgtgtgtgtatactaTATATgaaatgtgtatatatgtatgtgtgtatatatatgtgtgtgtgtatgtatgtatatatatatatatactgtatatatacgtgtgtgtgtgtgtatgtagtcAAGGGAGGCTAGGTAGTCACTTAGCATTCGTAGCATGTGTATAAATCCAAGTACTTAATTTGCTGAGGTGTGTCAGATGTGAACATGAAGCAGTGAAGCGGGACCGCGGCTTATTCCCAACACTGCCGCCGACGTTCTCCCCTGATAACTGCCTATAGTATTAATATTTCATTAGCACAAATGAGATTGATCTCGTGTGTTAACTGCCGTATGAGAAAGGGGGAGTGGTGGCAAAGCAgatgaggaggggggggagtAAAGGAGGCGagcaaaaaaaagagaggcATGAAGAGGAATGGCCAATGGAGTCGAGCGAGGCTCGCGGCTCAGCCTGGCTTTTGATATGAACCTGCCGTGCCGAGGGGGGTTTGGGGGTGGGCGGTCGGAGCTCACGTGGAGACCTGTGGCCGAGTATGGCCATCCCGAGCGGCGGCCGCCATCAGTCAGCCTGTCAAACGCAGGTAGCTCCTCCGCGAATAGCGAGCGCCGAGGGGAGCGGGAATCGGCGcgcgggagggggcgggggagaTCACTTAGATCAGCGAGGAGACGAGAAGCTCGCTGTTACTCTGGCAGAGTCATCCAGAGAGGAGTGCGAGACGAGTGCCCGTGACCTGCCTGGACTGCGGGAAGTATCTGGTCCATCGCTTCGGCCCTCGGGACTTTTCTTATCAACGGCGGCCAAGTGGAGAGCTCATTAATGATTTCTCTATCTCTCTGCCGCTGCTTTGCAGGAGTGGTGCCTGCCAAGAGGAGTCCAAAACTGGTGGTGAGTGTGACCCTTTGCAGATATTCTGTCTGTGTGCAAGATCTGACATGGAAATATTTCTCGCAGCTTTCCCATTTCTTCTTTGTCCTGTCACCGCCGCTCCTCTTCTTTGATTCTTTTGCCGTATCGCCTCCCTGTTCTGTTCCGTCCTCGCCGCTCCACTCAAGTCGTGCAAAGCCTTCTTTGAATTGTTCAGTAGTGGCCAGCTGTGTGTTTCTAATCCTGCTGGATGGGAGAGAAGCCCGATGCAAAGAGAAAAAAGACTTGCTGGGATCAGCCAAAGTTAGCGTGGGCGGAAACGCGTATCTAGctcagggagggggtgggggcatTAGGTCAACCATGGGATGAAAGTTCTGCCAATCATTTTTACTAATACACTAATCCATCTTCTGTACCAAAATAGGTGCAAAAAAATGTTAGTAATATAATAAATTGAATTTTGCTTTAGAAGAGTTAGAGCCAAGtgggccccttttttttttttgtggggcttTGAGCTTAACTTTTgcagatcaaaaaaaaaaaaagaaattttaaCGCTTACCGTGCAAAATTTTAGGCCAAGCACTCTGCTCACTTCATGACGATAAGTGGTTGCACCCAtgtggaaattaaaaaaataataataattaaaaaatattaattacGCTGTCATTGATTACAATCTGgaaatcacctttttttttttttttttttaatctttaccACACCCTTAACAACTAGATTGACACCTGAGTCAAAAATCTTTGGTAAGTCTGTCACAAAAAGACTTTTAAGAGGTCTCACCCATGAATGATTTTAGTCACCGTGTGAAGAATTGACGTTTGAGAGATGTCATTCGTCTTTCTACAATTAGGCTTTTACAATGCGGCCAGCCTTGAGAAAAAGCTCTCCCACCTTAGAGTTTCAACTGTTTTTGTCTCGCAACCAtggcaaccatttttttttttttactgtcgaCACTCCGAGCGAAAGACACTTAAGCGCCGACGCCGAAAAAGAACCAGCCTTGAACACCGCCACCTTTCCCACCCACTACATTTGCACTCTCAAACTGACGCACTTTGCCCCCAAACGCCTCAGCGACTTCTCTTTTTCTCGTCCTCTCTTCTCCAATTCAGCACCAGCTCGAGAGGAAAGATAGCCAGAGCAGCTCCCAGCACAGCGTGTGCAGCCACCGCAGCACGCACACGGACTCTCCCGGCCACGCCATGCCCGGTGAGGTTGCCGTGCCGACCCCCGCCGCCCCCACCCAGCCGCTGCCGGGCTTGCCCCCTCTGGACCCGGCGGACGGCACCCTCACCCTCCAGAAGAAGCCGGACCCCTTTAAGATCTGGGCTCAGTCGAGGAGCATGTACGAGAGCAGACGTGAGTGTCAATATTTATGCCATCGAGTTAAGCGTGCTCCATATTTTGAGTGCGCTTAACAAATTATTGTCGAGTGAATCATTTGTGTGGAAGAGTCAGTGAGTCACTCGGGCACATTATTGTaagggtgtgtgtgggtgtgtgattAGAACAGCAGTTCTTCTCGTTGTATATCGTTTTTTTCTGAAATCAAAGCTAAATTGGACATTTATTgtgcaaaagtcaaagtctcacttTTGCTATTCAATATGTGTGAATGGAAACGACTCCTTTTGGAGCCTTGAACTGGGCTACCATGACGACAACGATGTTCCAGTTCGACATCAACATCACGAATCAACCGGCCTCAAGATAATCTCGCCCAATAACGATCCAAATAATTTACCTTTTAAAAAGTCGTTCTTGCCGCACAAAAAGGTCCTGAGCGTTTTTGGCCTCATCAGTTCTGAAATGGGGACCCCTCAATCCACATCCATTTGATGTGATTGCATTATTCGCTCACGGATCCCGCAGTCGACGTGAGCAGTAGTGCAAGCGGGGGCGCTTAATAATCATGGCTGCCTGTGGAATCTAGGACTGCTGCTGATTAAATATTAACCGGGCCCAGAAAGGCCCGCTTTAAGCTGCTGCTGATTAATATACGTGTGTTTGATAACCCCTGGAGGAGATCCAGAGTCATGTGGGGAGCGATGAGAAACTAGAAAGACACAAAGAgattgccaaagaggcctaattCTGTCTGTGTGTTCAGAGTTCATACTCAAGTAGGAGAATtgtcccccctaaaaaaaaagtgaggtaAAATTGATGTCGATATTAAAAACAGCGAGAATGACggaaagacaaaaagaaattcGTCGTAGTTTCCTTCGAAGGGCTATTATGACGTTCGACGTCTTAcattataggctacacaacaagctgatggataattagttttgaagaactgttgaaatttttaaaaagatgaatgctaataaaaattgctagaaaaagtgaagacaaattgcaattatagtattgacacaatttgtctttgcgggccaaataTAATGACACTACGGGCCagatttggcccacgggccttgagtttgacatcgcTGATGCTGAGCAAGAGATCGGACGAGCCAACAAGCTAAAGCTAATGCCTTCGACGACGCTAACATGATGTAGCGGCAATGCGGACCAGAGGAAATCGTAAATCAGAATCTCAATGACCTCATGTGGTCAGCGGAGGCTTGCGATTTGCCGTTGTAAGGAAATTGTTCTTAGTGATCCGTCACATCTGCGAGTGTGACAAGGTCACAGCCAGTGAGTTTGCATGCTCATCCACTCTTTGCTCAATGAGGCGAGGAGCAGCTGTTGgtcccgcccgcccgtccgcccTCCCGCAATCCCAAGCAGACACGCTTTGTTGATCAATAATTGCACAAACAACCGTGGATGTGTGTTAATTAAACCAAATGGAAGTCAGACGCTATCAATTGCTACTAAATGCATTCGGTGATTACCGTAAAGGCAAACTGGTcaatgttgtgcgtctttcgggcACATTTTCATGATTGCTTTTTGTCGTTGTAATTCAGTGCCGGACTGCCAGGAGCAGGACATTTTCCTTTGGCGAAAGGATACGGGCTTCGGTTTCCGGATTCTTGGGGGAAATGAGCCTGGGGAGCCGGTAAGTATTTCTGGATGTTGCAGTTTTTTGCGTGGCGCAATTCCTTAACGCGGATTTGTTGCAGATCTACATCGGTCACATCGTGAAGTACGGCGCAGCGGACGAGGACGGACGCCTGCGGTCGGGCGACGAGCTAATCTGCGTGGACGGCACGGCGGTGGTGGGCAAGTCTCATCAGTTGGTGGTGCAGCTGATGCAGCAGGCGGCTAAGCAGGGTCACGTCAACCTCACGGTCCGACGTAAGACGCCCGGATTCCCAGGTGGGCATTTTCAAAAGGCTCGACTCCCCCGAGAGCAGCCGCCTTATTTGGCTTTGTCATTAGTTTCCAAAGGGGAAGGCGACATCCCGCCATCGCCGGCCTCCTCCCACCACAGCAGCACTCAAGCGCCCAGCCTGACGGAAGGCAAGCGGACCCCGCAAGGAAGCCAGAACTCTCTCAACACGGTCAGCTCGGGCAGCGGCTCCACCAGCGGCATCGGCAGCGGCGGGGGAGGCGGCAGCGGGAGCGCCGTGGTTCCCGCTTCTCTGCAGCCGTACGACGTGGAGATCCAACGCGGAGAAAACGAAGGCTTCGGCTTCGTCATCGTGTCCTCCGTTTCTAGGCCCGACGCGGGCACTACCTTTGGTGAGTGAATCCAATTAAGCCAATTAAAGGTGTCATGATTTGACTTTAATCTGCTTTCGGGCATCTCTCGGAAAATCATTACTCTGTGATTCATCATCATTATGCACCAGTTACTTCAAAGCTGCCATATTTGGGTCTgtgagctatttttatttttttttccccgcctgCTTAATTCAGCAAAGAGGCGCTGCCTCCGTTGTGGTTTTTTTGACCGGTGTTCGCTTAATACCAAGGTCACCGACCCCGCTATCATGAGCTTAGGGATTTAGAAATGAGCGGCGCTCATTCCGACAGGATCAGGCCGGCTGCGGCTTTATCGTAAACATCATCACGGCCGATTCCCAGACCTCACAGCTGCGTTCACTTTCGGCCGTCAACAACAAAAATTGCAACGATCAAAAGATGCTCAGCCCGGTGATGAGCTTATTCCTCCGacaaatttgatttgatttaccTTCGTGTGCCCAAAGTCACACCAAGGTCTTTGCCAGAAAGATGGCATCGAAGGTTCTCACGGGACGATGATGTTACTTaacaaaaaaggggggggggggggggtcgtcaaCAAACCCGTCTTAATACCACCAAAGCCTTAGAGGCTTTTTGGTTTTGCCGTCTTCTCGCTCCAGTGTTCATGTGCTGGCGCTTGACACATTCCCGATAGAATTACCAGTCGAGATATAAAAATAACGTTAAAAACGAATAGATTTTACGAGGCGTCGTTCTTCAGAGGTAACAACGAAGCGTAAATCATCGTCACCTTGTGACCCGGATGTGGTGTTAAATCCTGCCATGTCCCGTGAGGTAGCTGGACGGAGTGACACGATACAAATGTCAAAAGAATGAAGGATGGAGGAATTGAATAACCCTGTGAGACCTTCCACTTGAGATGTTTTTGAGGAGCCTCACAAAATATTTATGGCCCTTGGTGAACGGCAATACATCTTATGATGTCATTGATTCCTGAAATGTGTCGTTTATTTGATTTACATGTCAGACGGATCGCTTGTGGAATCATTTGCATGTACGGGGATTTCATTAGCTTGAACTGATTGCGGGGAATCGAAGATAATTGATAGTTTTCCTGTCTCCCTTTGTCTCTTCTTTTCTCCTTAATCAATATAATCAAtcaacacataaacaaacacattgAAAAGCTGGAAATGCTTGCGTGGCCATGCCTCACAAAATAGGCCGCATCATCGAAGGCAGCCCGGCCGACCGCTGCGGTAAGCTGAAAGTGGGCGATCGGATATTGGCCGTCAACAGCTGCTCCATCACCAATAAGTCCCACTCGGACATCGTCAACTTGATCAAGGAAGCTGGAAACACCGTCTCGCTCAGGATCATCCCCGGTGATGGTAAGACTTCCAACTTTATTTTGCGATCCCCAAATGAGACATTGTTTCAAACTTGTTGTCTTTTTGATCCCCGCCCAGAGTCTTCCAATGCTTCTCTGCTGACCAATGCTGAGAAGATCGCTACTatcaccaccacacacactcctcAACAGTCCAAAGAGTCTCGGTGGGTGCACATAGagaatttatatatttatttgatctatttttatttgatctatttttgtttatatttttatctACGTATGTCTATTTTTTATCTAAATACGAAACAatgttttatctatatttattttatttttatctatttttatttgatctatttttatttgtatctttttttgtaaatatttatatctatttttCTAAATACTAAATGTTTtatctgtatttattttatctgtttttattttatctgtttttattttatctatttttgtttatatttttatctATGTCTATTTTTTATCTAAATACTAAACAAtgctttatctatatttattttatttttactttatttttatttgatctatttttatttgtatctatttttgtaaatatttatcTATATCTATTTTTCTAAATACTAAATGTTTTATCtatattttatctatttttattttatctgtttttgtttacatttttatccatatttttttttctctaaatactaaaaaatgtttcatctatatttatctatatttatgattatattatatttatatatatatatatatttcttgtAAATCCTAAACACTGTTGCCATGGTTTTGAAGGAATAATTCCAAGTCGAAAGgagttcctcctcctccacctacaCAAACATCACAGGTGAGGAATGCTTCACTTATCATCTTtgaaattattgcaacaaaagaaaatgttttgatcTTTTCCCTCCAACTTGCAGGACGAGTTCTACTCGGTGGACCTTGAACGCGACAGCAAAGGTTTTGGTTTTAGCCTGAGGGGAGGACGAGAATACAACATGGACCTTTATGTGTTGAGACTAGCCGAAGACGGAGCTGCTGTCAGGAATGGCAAGATGCGGGTATGAAAAGTTAGcctagcattttttattttatttttttccatccgCTCGTCGTCATCGCTCACAAAGAGAAAATTGCTCTTTCCAAGGTGGGAGACGAAATCTTGGAGATTAACGGCGAGAGCACAAAGAACATGAAGCATTCACGTGCCATTGAACTGATCAAGAACGGAGGGCGCTGGGCACGGCTCGTTCTGAAACGCGGGGACGGATCTGTACCCGAGTACGGTAGGTTGACATTTTCCATCAGCTCTCTCAAGTTTCTCACATTGTGAACGATGGCCGACGTGGGCTGAGATCTGAGCTCACTCTGTTGTCTGTCAAACGTTGACCTTCTGATATTAAAGGTCGTATGATGTGAGCATCATGTTCCGTGTGTGGCGTCATTTAGTTTGGacttgattatttattttgaggcaattttatttatatagtgcATTTTATTCACAAGCTATTTCAATTTGTTGTTACAAACTATTATTTAAAGATGACATTTCAGagatttaaaaagcaaaatagagaattttgaataatttttttattttttttaatgctttaaAATAGCTTAATCATAGGTATTGTGGGGAAAACAAATATTCTGGGCCCTACTGTAAGTTATTCAGTGATTTCAAAACCAGTCGGGAGTCGGCGTCAAAGTCTTAGAACTGATTCTGGTTCTGGTCACCACTCGAGCTGTCGCTGTTTGATGCTCTTCTGAGAAAGTCCAGTTAGAAGACCGTGACAGCGTTTAAAACTAGTTTGagactggatgtcaacaaattgGCTTTGTTTAGCGGCTAATATTTTATAGCTGTCCAAAAGTGGTCGTTTCTTCTGATGGATAGTTCCTGTCATTGTTTCTGTCCTCAGGTTGAATTTTTGCCTcaacttttcttcttcttcttgaaaGTGTTATACTGTCTCCTAGTTTGAAATGTAAACCTGCTTCTTGtctctttttatttgtttttctcttctCCTCTCCTTTCTCTGACCTTTCTCTCTTGCCTGGGCTCTTCCCGCTCGCTCTCTCCAGCGATGATGGCTCCTCATCTCGCTGTGGGTACAATGAGGAATGACAAGATGGGAGAGCCTTGTTTCTACCTAATGGGCCAAAATCAAACCACGGTTTGTAGCCAGAAGTCGGTCATGATccccctctccccctccccGTCATCTCTTTTGATTTCTTCCCACAACCTTTATCAGCTCATCCCGACCTGCATCCTTCTTTGTGTCAAGCTTCCTGTCATGTCGTGCCTGGAGTCCAACTTTCCACATTATCGTGGAAAGGAGCAGGACTAACTCGCTCATCAGATGCCGCCGTCATAGCAACTTGGCTAATCTTTCGAACCCGATGAGCGCTGTGTCATTGATAACCCCGCACTCGCCCGCTCTTGTATCTCACCTGCAAGCCCCGGAGGCAAAATGTACTGAAGCCGTGTGGCGCTTCAGTGCAACCTCCATGTCGAGAAGGTTCTCGTGTATCAGTGTGAGCCATTCCGGCTACATGCAAATGAGCACTCGTATGCATGAGTCGCTTTAAATCCCCGCCCAGTGGTTCCGTCGTGTCACTACAGCCGTGTCCCTCTATTgaaccattatttttttttgtcttctccttCAGACGGCAGCAATGACGGGTACCCTCCCACACCCGGGGCACAAAACACTTCGGAAGTGAGAACGCCGCCGGCCAACGGCCGATATCACACCTCATTGGATTCCAGTTATCCACCAGACCTTCACACACCATCACGCCGGGAGGAGGCTGGGCGTGGGCGAGACAGGAACAGGGACAGGGCCGGGTGGGATCAGATGGACTACCAAGCCCGACAGTTTACCCCTCACCTTCACCACACCTGGAATAACAATCACAGCGCCACCCCCAGACAGCCGTCTCCAGATAACAGCACCGGTAGCAGTGGCAACAAGAAGATGCGAGGGCGCAAATTCAAAAAGTCCGAGTCTGAAAGCGGCATCTCCAAGCTCCTGAAGACGCTGAGGAAAGACAACTCGGGGAAGAAGGCCGCGGCCGCCGCGCAGAAACTCAGGGGCCGAGGGCTCTCAAACAGCAGCTCCACTTTGGACGGGAGGTTTCACGCGCAGCGCCGCGGCTCCCTCGACCGCTCGCCGACGCCGAGGCGCAGCTTCTCCCCCGACCGCAGGCGGGCCAAGTCGATGGATCGCAGGGCCGAGCGAGCGCGACGGGATCGTACGCCCGAGCGAGAGCGCGACGACGGCGGGTTCCTCACCCCCGAGCGCAAGTTCTTGGAGCGAAGGCTCCTCAAGGACTCGCCGGCGGAGGCCGCCTCCCCCGCACGCTCCAACAACAGCGCCGAGTCCTCGTCCCTTCCCGGGGTCGGCGCTTACCATCGAGCCGCCAAGAACGGCAACCTGACGCGAGACGCTTCCTCCGAGCAACATCGGGCGAACGGGACGCCGGAGAGACGTTTTCGAACGGAGCGGGACTCTTCCCCCGACAGCAACTACGGGCGAGATGAGCAGAACTATGCGGCGATGGCGGCACCCAGACTCAAAGACTACTACAGCATGATGAAGAACAATGCTGCCCACAACAATGCTGCGTACAACAAGACAGGCCACAACAAGAACACTCTTTGCCAAAGCCCAAAGCAGCTCCCTGAGCCCAAGAGAAAGCTGTACAAAGAATGCCCCAAAGACCTCAGCATCTAGAGCGCAGCCGACCGACCCCCTCACACTGGAACCGGACTCACAAAGACCCCCCCTCTCCCCGATGGTCGCCTTGACTCGTTGTGACCCTCATCCAGAGATTCCTAAAAACAGCAGGAGTACAATCCCATCAGCTTACACTGGTTGTTTTGTCATCGTTGCGTTGCTCATGAACACGTCGTCGTATATAATCCAAGTATTGTCTGTGCCTGCGTATGAAATTGGTGGTTTTGCTTTTTGTCTGCATTGCTGAGTCGAAATGTTTTGCCCCGCCCACCCACGCACACGCTACATGACATGCTTCcagttgtgcttttttttttttttctcaacttttttattttaacgaaCAAATAATAGCACAAATCACCAATGGCTTACAAGAACTGTGAAAAAAATATGATAATGTTCAAAAGTGAAGAAAGTAGAGTGCTGATTTCataaataatttatttctttGGTGTGTCTGATGgctgtttttatttaatttggcACATCTCTTGAGTGAGCGTGGTGAAAtggtaaaaatgtattttggaaACGCATGCTTGACACAATTTTTGTTCCCCAAACCAAGAAATCGGACAGCTTTCTAATTAGCGTGTTGCTAATtaaattcattcaaatcaaataaGATAGAAACAATATCTTAGTTGCTAATGCTAATAATGCTAACTTGGCCAGCATGTGCTATAAAAATGTCCCCTACTTCACAGCAGCCATAGCATGTTCTTGAAATAAAATTGCAAGATCTAATCACAAAGCCCATTTCAGATGAGAATACATGAATTGCTTTTTGTGATTCCGAGCACAGGAGACGACCAAACTGCCATGCTGAGCCACAATTGTCACCGCACTGGAGTCTGACTGCTGTTTTTCAACgtgttcactgttttgttttgtttgtcaacAAATTGCATCGGCTACTGAAGGCACACTTAATTACGACACAAGACCGAAGCTCTCGAGAAGGTCGAGCTCTTGGTTTTACGTTTCCTTTCCCGGCTAAAGCATGGTTCTATTCTTCAGTACATGACCACTGTCGTCcacacaaaaagaagaaaaaaaaatctatttttttttatgttcacctttttgggccatctcctgtaaAGATTTTTCCTATGTGATGATGAGGAACCTGTGGAGGAATAAAAATGTTGCCTTTTACATGTACAAAAGAGAAATTTATGAAGAACGTGATCATGTGTTTTTAATCTCTGAATGGACCTGATGATTTATGGGAACTATGTTGATTTACTCTGGATCAGGTATGTAAAGACCTTTTCGAATGAGCGCTCAAgctatttgtttgtttgaatcTCTCGATGGTTAGCCTGCCTTTGTATTATAGAGCACTTGTATGCAGTCTGTGTTTCTTCAAACATTATTTCTTCTAATGTGCTCCAGACTGTGGATGTGTTGATAAGAGCAGTAAATGTATAtgggccattttttttctttttttttttataaaactatgcatatataaatatgacaTTGTTCATAGCTTTATTTGATCCGTGTAGCTATACATAACATTAGTCTAAGTACAAGTAGATGTTGACTTATCCAGCTTCTTTCCTTGAGATGGATTACACTGTATATGTAGCTATCAAAAGAAGTCTGTGAATGCTATTTTTATTATCAAAATAAAGTTTTCCATACAAATTCATAGAGACTTCGTCatactctatttttttttttttgcaaatctgtATTCCAGACTAGATTCGTTTCTATAGTGGTTGCTATGGCAACACCTGAAGGTCATAACACTCCCAACTTGGCACTCTGCCAAACTCAGGAAACTTGAATTAGAATCACATTAACACCTGCTCGTTAGTTTTATAATATTCTAATTATTAAACCGATTTAGATATTCATGGCCTCGGTCATTTTATCCTGAACGTCTTTGGCGAGTGTCACCTTTCTTTTAATCACATCAATCCTCGTCGTGATAAGTGCTGTTGAGTCATGTACTGTATTATGATTAACAATAAATAATCCCCCTCCCCTACCCCCACCAGCCAGAACAAATTCTCTAAGTCCAAGGTgaccagtgacgtgcggtgaggttcattacTGGAGGGGCACTGaggcccccccccacacacacacacatactgatcttttttttttttttttttttaatacatcaaataatcaaaaatcatggtcaaagcttcacggaaagctgattggctgtttgatctgtgatgtaattcggacactccattaggtacaccgccattttcaggtgtacctaataaaaggccacttgacacctgtgacctttgaccatgatatttccctaataaagtggcctgttattgggtacacttgaaaatggcggtgtacctaatggagtgtccgtgtgattccctcgttaagtgcaggtgcgtgaaaacttttagctccttttggacgtgaaagaagctaaaacttttcacgcacctgcgcttaacgagggtcacttggaaaacctgttggaacgcggccccgaggactagagcttgacacttgtgacctttgaccatgatgtttccctaataaagtggcctgttattgggtacacttgaaaatggcggtgtacctaatggagtgtccgtgtgattccctcgttaagtgcaggtgcgtgaaaacttttagctccttttgaacgtgaaagaagctaaaacttttcacgcacctgcgcttaacgagggtcacttggaaaacatgttggaacgcggcctcgaggactagagcttgacacttgtgacctttgaccataatatttccctaataaagtggcctgttattgggtactcttgaaaatggcggtgtacctaatggagtgtccatttgattccctcgttaagtgcaggtgcgtgaaatcttttagctccttttgaacgtgaaagaagctaaaagttttcacgcacctgcgcttaacgagggtcacttggaaaacatgttggaacgcggccccgaggactagagcttgacacttgtgacctttgaccatgatatttccctaataaagtggcctgttattgggtactcttgaaaatggcggtgtacctaatgaagtgtctgtgtgattccctcgttaagtgcaggtgcgtgaaaacttttagctccttttgaacgtgaaagaagctaaaacttttcacgcacctgcgcttaacgagggtcacttggaaaacatgttggaacgcggccccaaggactagagcttgacacttgtgatctttgaccatgatatttccctaataaagtggcctgttattgggtactcttgaaaatggcggtgtacctaatggagtgtctgtgtgattccctcgttaagtgcaggtgcgtgaaaacttttagctccttttgaacgtgaaagaagctaaaacttttcccgcacctgcgcttaacgagggtcacttggaaaacatattggaacgtggcccttcgaggactggaggttgagacccctggtttaagtgaaaagtgccccacccgccctcacccccactttctgattggctgtttgatctgtgacgtcacacggacactccattaggtacaccgccattttcaggtgttcctaataacaggccatttcattagggaaaaaatcatggtcaaagcttaaatgaaagtaaaaagtgccacaaccgccctcacccccactttctgattggctgttttatctgtgacgtcattcagACACTCTATTAGGTGCACCGCCATCTTCAGGTTCGTTCGCGAAGATTCATGAGACAGCGGTGAtattgatgtttttattttgtatttgttggattgtagttgatggtgttattataccgaatgtgtttgtgtttgaataaaaggttgaaaaaaaaaatccgttatgctgacatttgttattttgggggacaccaactcatataacaacgtaaa is a window from the Syngnathus scovelli strain Florida chromosome 2, RoL_Ssco_1.2, whole genome shotgun sequence genome containing:
- the LOC125988226 gene encoding membrane-associated guanylate kinase, WW and PDZ domain-containing protein 1 isoform X4, coding for MAKVIQKKNHWITKVNECVIVRDAYGQLNVELRGGAEHGQFAHIGHIREDAVLYQGGKLNEGELILEVEGLPVSGLPLYDILTVITCTKGPIIFKTVRQGNKLNKDLKHYLSLRFQKSSPDHDLQKTIRANLYRYAVPCTTRAPRDGEVPGVDYNFLSVDDFLELEESGTLLEIGTYEGNYYGTPKPPRQPVIGTVILRDAGSRQSTPKRTKSYNDMQSVRVVPADDDDDNQASEMNNAFTGSLVRSLFPSPLLCAGNPSDQDESRGGGGGGILRPYPARDNAPSCGLNNAAISTADSGQQTLAEPQVSPEDALGPLPENWEMAYTENGELYFIDHNTKTTSWLDPRCRDKASRPLEECDDDEEGIHTEDLESDLELPPGWERIDDPVYGIYYVDHINRKTQYENPVVEARHRKILQEQQPQPPEGERYIREWIEEHSSAAAPLVNYVPNHLETYRDPQVPPTLPPVPTGAKRGKPFFTRNPAELKGTFINTKLKKSRRGFGFTVVGGDEPDEFLQIKSLVLDGPAAVDGKMETGDVIVSVNDTIVLGYTHAQVVKIFQSIPIGSMVDLALCRGYPLPFDPDDPNTSLVTSVAISDKEPIIVNGQEPFDSPSNPSGPLNGQREPRAHSPSAEALSNSLHGYSSDVVTLASSIATQPELITIHMEKGDKGFGFTIADSLTGGGQRVKQIVDYPRCRGLKEGDILMEVNKRNVQNMSHNQVVDLLSKCPRGSEVTMLVQRGVVPAKRSPKLVHQLERKDSQSSSQHSVCSHRSTHTDSPGHAMPGEVAVPTPAAPTQPLPGLPPLDPADGTLTLQKKPDPFKIWAQSRSMYESRLPDCQEQDIFLWRKDTGFGFRILGGNEPGEPIYIGHIVKYGAADEDGRLRSGDELICVDGTAVVGKSHQLVVQLMQQAAKQGHVNLTVRRKTPGFPVSKGEGDIPPSPASSHHSSTQAPSLTEGKRTPQGSQNSLNTVSSGSGSTSGIGSGGGGGSGSAVVPASLQPYDVEIQRGENEGFGFVIVSSVSRPDAGTTFGRIIEGSPADRCGKLKVGDRILAVNSCSITNKSHSDIVNLIKEAGNTVSLRIIPGDESSNASLLTNAEKIATITTTHTPQQSKESRNNSKSKGVPPPPPTQTSQDEFYSVDLERDSKGFGFSLRGGREYNMDLYVLRLAEDGAAVRNGKMRVGDEILEINGESTKNMKHSRAIELIKNGGRWARLVLKRGDGSVPEYDGSNDGYPPTPGAQNTSEVRTPPANGRYHTSLDSSYPPDLHTPSRREEAGRGRDRNRDRAGWDQMDYQARQFTPHLHHTWNNNHSATPRQPSPDNSTGSSGNKKMRGRKFKKSESESGISKLLKTLRKDNSGKKAAAAAQKLRGRGLSNSSSTLDGRFHAQRRGSLDRSPTPRRSFSPDRRRAKSMDRRAERARRDRTPERERDDGGFLTPERKFLERRLLKDSPAEAASPARSNNSAESSSLPGVGAYHRAAKNGNLTRDASSEQHRANGTPERRFRTERDSSPDSNYGRDEQNYAAMAAPRLKDYYSMMKNNAAHNNAAYNKTGHNKNTLCQSPKQLPEPKRKLYKECPKDLSI